The genomic stretch CCACCGGCCCGTGTCGTGCGAGTGAAGGTAAAGGATGTTCAACACCTAACCCCCCTATCGTGCCAGCCACGGCCGGTCTCACCGGGAGCGAAGCGGTCGGCTGCGCGAGCGGCGTCGTCATCGGCGGTGGCGGTCCAATGCGCCGACGCCAAAGCGGCCGGTCGACTCTTGCTCGGCAGGATCATGATAGAAGCCCCGCGTACTGGGCGTCGGGCAGCGGCGCGAGCTCGCTCTCGCTTAGCGATGCGGTGCTCAACGGCCGCATTTTTCGGTCCGGGTCGACACTGGGGATCGCCGACAGCAACACGCGCGTGTACGCGTGCCGCGGCGCGTCGAAGATCGCCTTGGTCGCGCCCGCCTCGACGATCCGCCCGCGGTACATGACGACCACGCGGTCGCAGACCTCGCGCACGACCGACAAATCGTGCGACACGAACAGGTACGTCAGGCCCATCTCGCGTTGGAACGCTTTCAGCAGCCGCAGCACCTGCGCCCGCACGGTAACGTCGAGCGCGCTGACGGCCTCGTCGGCGACGACGAACGCGGGGCGTAGGATCAGCGC from Tepidisphaeraceae bacterium encodes the following:
- a CDS encoding ABC transporter ATP-binding protein translates to ALILRPAFVVADEAVSALDVTVRAQVLRLLKAFQREMGLTYLFVSHDLSVVREVCDRVVVMYRGRIVEAGATKAIFDAPRHAYTRVLLSAIPSVDPDRKMRPLSTASLSESELAPLPDAQYAGLLS